The stretch of DNA GTTTTACTGGGAAACGCTTGCCCTTCGGACAAAAGTCATAAGCTACCGGGGAATGGCAGAAATAATGTTTGGCAAAGACCGGGTTATGCAAGAGTGGGATAATAACGGATGTAGTTTGAAATCAAAAATTGTTCGGGCCTGTGCCAGAGGTAACGAGCTTAGTCAGCATGGCTATCTTGATTTGTTGAAAAAATAGCCTTCCATTTCTTGTGGGGTTACGAATCTCTCTGCCAAATAATCGGCACTTCCAAAATACTAAAAGCTGTGTCTCGAATCACTACACCCCGTCATGGTTTGTCCATGAAGGGGAAAAGTGAATGGAGAAAACTATGGGAGAAGCAATTGAATGCCCCTTTTTAACCGCTGAAGAGGCCGCTGTATTTTTAGGCCTTCAGAAGCGAACTTTAGACAATATGAGATGGAAAGGCACGGGGCCGCGTTATCGTAAACATGGCACGCGCGTCTTCTACCATCCTGATGATCTGACGTTTTATTCAAACTCGCGAGACTGTCATTCGGGACCAAAAATACCGGAAAAGTCGGGCCGTGACTTCGGATAAATATACATGTGTCTATCTGCATTATGTGCAGAATAGAATTAACCATCGACTGCGCTTTGGTATCCCGCAGAAGGTGGTCACGATCGATAAACGCCGCAAAATAGCCTGCTTCACTGCCGGGCAAATACTTGGGTATAGCCGTTGGTCAGGTAATAAATATGGCACGCAGGATTGGCGATTTTGCGTGGTGAGAACGGGGCAATCAGGCCCTTTAAATCTCACGGAAGGGATTAAACCTGCCGCCCAGTCATTGCTTTGCGTTACAGGTAAGGCGGCTGTGAAGCGCAGTTTAAACGCTATCGATAGTATTGAAAAACAACTTGCCAGCGGTCTTGAATCGGTTCCCGCGAGTTATTGGCTCGGGGTCTCAAATGCCTTGATGACGAAACAGGCACTGCCAAATTTACCGCGATATTTACGCAAACAGGAGGGCGTTTCATGCTGATTAAAGCCAGTATAGGCATAGTGATGACCCTGGCTGTCGTGGGAACGGCGCTACAAATTACGCTGCCGCCCCGTCCAAAAATTTTATATAATCCGAGCTCAAGTGCTGAGATTGGCTGGTACCAAGTTACTCAAAACGCTTTCCCCGAAAGGCATGATCTTATCGCAGCTTATGCGCCTGAGTGGGCGCGCAAGCTTGCGGATGAGCGGGCTTATCTGCCTTATGACTACCCCCTCATAAAATCGGTTCTGGCCATCGAGGGGGATGAGGTTTGTTATCATATCGACAGGGTGAGTGTCCCAAACGGTGCCGATATCCCGCTACTGGCGCGGGACCGTTTGGGACGCGAAATGCCTAGAAAGTTTGTAGGGTGCTATATCCTTAGCGCGGGGGAATTCTGGATCGCGTCCCCAGATGTGCAGACCGGATTTGATAGCCGCTATTTTGGTCCGATTGACCAAACTATGCTGGTTGGGGGCGTTGAATATCTCGGAAATGGCAGGTTCCCAAAATATAGAAAAACAGGGGATTTTAGGGGTGATTAGGGGGTTTTGGGAAATGCAAGATAAAAGGCTTGGCCCGTTTCGGGCTAAGCCATTGTCTGCACATCTGTTTTTCTGGCCCGCCCCTTTTATGGACTGGGCCAAGGAAATGGCGGGATCGCCGCTGTTATCGCAGGAAACTGCCGGGCCAAATGGAGAATTAGCGCATTTAAGGCTGTTGGAGCCGCAATATGGCCGATGAAAATCCGTTCACAGTAAAACTTGGGCGTATCATGTCGCCTGGAGGAACAGGACGTTTTGTCAGCTTTGCAGGACGCGTCAGGCGCGCTGCGCAAAAGTCAGGACGGCAACGGTCAGGAAAAACGCGCTCAAATGTTGTTGCAAAGCAGAGTTTTTCTCGCCGTGTTATTGTAAAATTTTCGCTAGCGAAGATGCAGGGCAATGGCGGGAAAATATTTAAAGCGCATTTAGATTATGTGGCCCGCGAGAGCGCCGCGCAGGAAAATGAAAAGGGCGGTTTATATACTGCGATTGAGCCGGAAGCGGACACAGATAGCTTTGCTGAGCGCTGCAAAGATGACCGACACTATTTCAAAATAATCATATCGTCTGAAGACGGTAAAGACATAGCCGATCTGACGCGGTTCACGCGCGACCTAATGATTGAAGTCCAGCGCGATATGGAAACGAAACTGGAATGGGTGGCGGCAGATCATTACGATACGGGGCGACCACATAGTCATATCATTCTGCGCGGCGTGCGCGATGACGGAAAAGACCTAATTATCCCGCGCGAATATATCTCTTACGGCATGCGTGATCGGGCTGAGCATTTGGCGACGCTGGAACTTGGGCCCGTGACGCAAATCGATGTCGCCAAAAAGCTTGCGGTAATGACGCGGCAAGAACGGTTCACGACGATTGACAAGGACCTGCTTTATGAAGCGTCAGAGAATGTCGTCAACTTGTCGGAAATTAAACAGGACGGCAGTGATTGGTCACAGCGTTTTAAAATATGGCGCGTCAAACATCTCGCGCGTATGGGCCTTGCTGAAAAAGTGGGGCGCGGAAAATGGAAGCTCGACGAAAAGCTTGAACGCACTTTGCGGCGCATGGGAGATCGCGGCGACATCCTCAAAGCGCGTCATAAAGCCATGACAATAAATGGCGTGGAAAGAGCGTCCCGCAGAGAGCCAATCTATGATCCGCTCGCGGGTGACGCAAAGCCAATGACAGGAAGAGTTCTGAAAGTTGGAATATTTGATGATGTGAATGACCGAAGTTTTATTGTGCTCGATACTTTGGAGGGAGAAGCCATATTTATTGAAACCGGCAAAGAGGCCAATGTCAGAGATATTCAGGAGGACATGATTGTGACCATACGTCCCCAGGCATTTCAGCCGAAATCATCCGATTACACAATTGATGAAATCGCTGCTAAGCGTGGCGGCATTTACAGCCCATCCGCGCATGAAGCCGCCGACCCCAAAGCGAGCGAAGCTTATATACAGGCACACATCAGGCGGCTCGAAGCAATGAGACGTTCTGGTCATGCCGAACGAAACAAAGATGGTACTTGGCAAGTGCCGCCGGATTATTTGAAACGGGCGCGAGTATTTGAACGAAAGAATAGTGCTGGCAAGCCCGTGCAAATTGAACTGAACTCGCGATTAACTCTAAGAAAAGCTACCGAGGTCATAGGCCGAACTTGGCTGGATGAAGAATTAGTATCCGCAAACAGTGCCGCATCACGAGAGGGGTTTGGCAATGATGTCGAGAAGGCGAAAATAAATCGTATGGCATTTCTGAAAGGCCAGCAGCTATTGGGAAAGTCAGGAGACGTCACCAAAGAGACTTTATCCGAGCTGGAGTCCTTGGATTTAAAAGCAGCAGGGGCAGCATTGAGTAAGGAGTTGGATAAGCCCTATGTTGAAGCGCCAACAAAAGGGTCTTTATCGGGGACTTTCAGAAAAACAGTCGAGCGTCCTAGCGGCAAATATGCAGTGATAGAAAAATCAAAGGAATTTACATTGGTGCCGTGGCGAGAGGCATTGGATCGAAATTTAGGTCGGACTCTTAAGGGAACTATTGGGCGGCAGACGATTTCGTGGACGATTTCAAAAGGAAGAGATATCTCCTGAGTGATACCGTTCGGCATCATCTCTTCAAAAAGTACAGCAATCTCGGATCTTATTGGTATGCGTACTGTGGGGGCAGAGCGGACATTAAAATCTACAGGGATAAAAGATTAGCGAGCCAATTCTTGTACCAACAAACTGACCTCTGAGCGCGAGGGTTGATGCCGGAAGCGTAACGCATAAACTTGTCGCGCTATTTCCATATCCTCAATGGGTAGAGATATCAGACCTGATTCTTGAGGGATAGATGTATCGGGTAAGATAACAGCGCCAGACCCATTGCGCGCTAGATCTAATAGCCAATCGACACGATTGGACCGGTAAGCTGCATAGAGCTCGTGACCTCTTTCTGAGCAGGTTGCGTGGAGAGTATCCCGCATTTCGCAATTAGGGCGGTCGAGCATATTTGTTTGGGCCAATATGCCGAGGTTTACGGCCTTCTCTTGACTCAATGCATGGTCTGAACTCACAACAACGCTATACCCTTCCTGATAGAGAGGGTCGATCCGATATAAATCCGGGCTGACATCAATTGCCGTAACCGCAATATCATAATCGCCATGCCTCAATTTTTCCAAAAGGACGTCATGACTGTCAACTATTAGCTCCACCTCGGCTTCAGGTATTTGACGGCGAAATTTTTCAAGAGCTTCGGCTATTTTGTTTTGGCCAATGGTTTCACCAATCCCGATGCTAATTGGAACACGTTCCAATCGGTTGTGCCGAGTTGCTTCGGCTTTAATTTCATGTGTCTCGCGCTGCACCTTTTCCAATCTTGGCCTAACAAGCTTTCCAAGAGGCGTAAGACTACATCCGGCGCGGTCACGCAAAAATAGCGGGCCTCCCAACTCATCCTCAAGCTTCTTAATTGCGGTTGTTAGAGACGGCTGCGAAACGTTCGAGGCCTTGGCTGCGTGCGTGAAGTTACGGTGCTCGCAAACAGCTAGAAAATAACGGATTTGGTTCATTTCCATTGAGCATTCCTATCAAACTAAAGCCTTACGAGGTTCCATCACCAAAGTAGCATAGGCAATAACTATCGTAAAATAGATTATCGGAATTGGAATAGTCGCGATCAAACGACGAT from Fretibacter rubidus encodes:
- a CDS encoding LysR family transcriptional regulator, whose product is MEMNQIRYFLAVCEHRNFTHAAKASNVSQPSLTTAIKKLEDELGGPLFLRDRAGCSLTPLGKLVRPRLEKVQRETHEIKAEATRHNRLERVPISIGIGETIGQNKIAEALEKFRRQIPEAEVELIVDSHDVLLEKLRHGDYDIAVTAIDVSPDLYRIDPLYQEGYSVVVSSDHALSQEKAVNLGILAQTNMLDRPNCEMRDTLHATCSERGHELYAAYRSNRVDWLLDLARNGSGAVILPDTSIPQESGLISLPIEDMEIARQVYALRFRHQPSRSEVSLLVQELAR
- a CDS encoding S26 family signal peptidase, translated to MLIKASIGIVMTLAVVGTALQITLPPRPKILYNPSSSAEIGWYQVTQNAFPERHDLIAAYAPEWARKLADERAYLPYDYPLIKSVLAIEGDEVCYHIDRVSVPNGADIPLLARDRLGREMPRKFVGCYILSAGEFWIASPDVQTGFDSRYFGPIDQTMLVGGVEYLGNGRFPKYRKTGDFRGD
- a CDS encoding DUF3363 domain-containing protein; this encodes MADENPFTVKLGRIMSPGGTGRFVSFAGRVRRAAQKSGRQRSGKTRSNVVAKQSFSRRVIVKFSLAKMQGNGGKIFKAHLDYVARESAAQENEKGGLYTAIEPEADTDSFAERCKDDRHYFKIIISSEDGKDIADLTRFTRDLMIEVQRDMETKLEWVAADHYDTGRPHSHIILRGVRDDGKDLIIPREYISYGMRDRAEHLATLELGPVTQIDVAKKLAVMTRQERFTTIDKDLLYEASENVVNLSEIKQDGSDWSQRFKIWRVKHLARMGLAEKVGRGKWKLDEKLERTLRRMGDRGDILKARHKAMTINGVERASRREPIYDPLAGDAKPMTGRVLKVGIFDDVNDRSFIVLDTLEGEAIFIETGKEANVRDIQEDMIVTIRPQAFQPKSSDYTIDEIAAKRGGIYSPSAHEAADPKASEAYIQAHIRRLEAMRRSGHAERNKDGTWQVPPDYLKRARVFERKNSAGKPVQIELNSRLTLRKATEVIGRTWLDEELVSANSAASREGFGNDVEKAKINRMAFLKGQQLLGKSGDVTKETLSELESLDLKAAGAALSKELDKPYVEAPTKGSLSGTFRKTVERPSGKYAVIEKSKEFTLVPWREALDRNLGRTLKGTIGRQTISWTISKGRDIS
- a CDS encoding helix-turn-helix transcriptional regulator — its product is MGEAIECPFLTAEEAAVFLGLQKRTLDNMRWKGTGPRYRKHGTRVFYHPDDLTFYSNSRDCHSGPKIPEKSGRDFG
- a CDS encoding DUF2840 domain-containing protein; protein product: MTSDKYTCVYLHYVQNRINHRLRFGIPQKVVTIDKRRKIACFTAGQILGYSRWSGNKYGTQDWRFCVVRTGQSGPLNLTEGIKPAAQSLLCVTGKAAVKRSLNAIDSIEKQLASGLESVPASYWLGVSNALMTKQALPNLPRYLRKQEGVSC